In Bacteroidales bacterium, a single window of DNA contains:
- a CDS encoding TIR domain-containing protein, whose product MSNKKNQDLNKLECDVFVGYNSIQKKSAFQIYNKFKNAGIKVFIDKDLNWKDEINSQIKDRINESKIICFIFGKNGIGPYQEKIEGFLAGKGHVKANKKLYAILLPYISKSFKDELEDKHFLFFKNLPFVFKRNLKENDKFEIFINDIKSVLSEIPLNQEDELYDNEFINKIKNSNKEKIKQLPLEFQIEEHYSVLDKLSIINKKYFPESLLFINRYESLKANYKNIIDKFNINDGKNNIIVFVGSQKTGKTWLARKTISDFLKMHSDYIPIEITKKDFKAVFNRLEGTSISVLESSFPYNDNNYLFANCTDIVLRKVLEELDRIYEKINIPDEIYKDINIEEILSSINKYNKEGFFFVISKYLHELLDKISRKNDYIFHFEEKLLISIKMQDFYRLIKGVDQLYNTNKINFLNAFNKEINKIKEKNALYSDFTDNLKIIITSRQFNFERGIDYQYNKSFFEPNYPIINMANFTLNEANYFIDNYVKQKLACSDKELQNIKNKIFKITKGYPWFFHRFLRSIIFLCINFNFKVIDSFDIVRETPSFWYLKEPINSNIISKVDKNELNIDREDCCDFLSHIIESIKSSNSYIIEIYNKYFDKKIDKDNCPPEEWEQASELIRLGLINEKEFRHNGIFNPNNEIINKYFNPKKLEVFRDRFIELKF is encoded by the coding sequence ATGTCAAATAAAAAAAACCAAGATTTAAATAAATTAGAATGTGATGTTTTCGTAGGATATAATTCAATCCAAAAAAAATCTGCATTTCAAATTTATAATAAGTTTAAAAATGCTGGGATTAAAGTTTTCATTGATAAAGATTTGAATTGGAAAGATGAAATTAATAGTCAAATTAAAGACCGAATAAATGAATCCAAGATTATATGTTTTATATTTGGCAAGAATGGTATCGGTCCTTACCAAGAAAAGATAGAGGGTTTCCTTGCTGGTAAGGGGCATGTAAAAGCAAATAAGAAGTTATATGCAATTCTATTACCGTATATTTCAAAATCATTCAAGGACGAATTAGAAGATAAACACTTCCTTTTTTTTAAAAATCTGCCTTTTGTATTTAAAAGGAATTTGAAAGAAAATGATAAATTTGAGATTTTCATTAATGATATTAAATCAGTACTAAGTGAAATCCCACTTAATCAAGAGGATGAACTATATGATAATGAATTTATAAATAAAATAAAGAACTCAAATAAGGAAAAAATAAAACAGCTACCACTTGAATTTCAAATTGAGGAGCATTATTCAGTTTTAGATAAATTATCTATTATTAATAAAAAATATTTTCCAGAAAGTCTACTTTTCATAAACAGATATGAAAGTTTAAAAGCAAATTATAAGAATATAATTGATAAATTTAATATAAATGACGGAAAGAATAATATAATTGTATTCGTTGGATCACAAAAAACTGGTAAAACCTGGTTGGCAAGAAAGACAATTTCTGATTTTCTAAAGATGCATTCAGATTATATACCTATTGAAATTACGAAGAAAGATTTTAAAGCTGTATTTAATAGGTTAGAAGGTACATCTATTAGTGTACTTGAATCAAGTTTCCCATATAATGATAATAATTATCTATTTGCAAATTGTACAGATATTGTTTTAAGAAAAGTTCTTGAGGAACTCGATCGCATATACGAAAAAATTAATATTCCTGATGAAATTTATAAAGATATAAATATAGAAGAAATCCTAAGTAGTATAAATAAATATAATAAAGAAGGTTTTTTCTTTGTAATTAGCAAATATTTACATGAGTTACTAGATAAGATTAGTCGCAAAAATGATTACATTTTTCATTTTGAAGAAAAATTATTAATATCTATAAAAATGCAAGATTTTTACAGATTGATAAAAGGTGTAGATCAATTATATAACACAAATAAAATTAACTTCCTAAATGCTTTTAATAAGGAAATTAATAAAATAAAGGAAAAAAACGCATTATACTCTGATTTTACAGATAATTTAAAAATCATAATAACTTCTAGACAGTTTAATTTTGAACGTGGAATTGATTATCAATATAATAAGAGTTTTTTTGAGCCAAATTATCCTATCATAAATATGGCGAATTTTACACTTAATGAAGCAAATTATTTTATTGATAATTACGTCAAGCAGAAGTTAGCTTGCTCAGATAAGGAATTACAAAATATTAAAAATAAAATATTTAAAATTACAAAAGGCTATCCTTGGTTTTTTCACCGTTTTCTAAGGTCTATTATTTTTCTCTGTATAAATTTTAATTTCAAAGTAATTGATTCATTTGACATAGTTAGGGAAACTCCTTCTTTTTGGTACTTAAAAGAACCTATAAATTCTAATATTATTAGTAAAGTTGATAAAAATGAGTTGAATATTGACAGAGAAGATTGTTGTGATTTTTTATCACATATAATAGAAAGTATTAAGAGTTCAAATAGTTATATTATTGAAATTTATAACAAATACTTTGATAAAAAAATTGATAAGGACAACTGT
- a CDS encoding TIR domain-containing protein, producing the protein MARKVFFSFHYKPDNWRASQVRNIGVIEGNKAVSDNKWEEVKKGGDKAIQKWIDDNIYEKSCCVVLVGEKTTGRKWIKYEIRKAWKDGKGVVGICIHNLKDISENQSNKGKNPFEDFSIEVDGKKKSFAKVVKLYDPPYKLSKNVYNNISKNIEDWVEEAIEIRHNNE; encoded by the coding sequence ATGGCGAGAAAAGTTTTTTTTAGTTTTCATTACAAACCTGATAATTGGCGAGCATCACAGGTTAGGAACATTGGTGTTATTGAAGGCAATAAAGCCGTATCAGATAATAAGTGGGAAGAAGTTAAAAAAGGAGGAGATAAAGCAATTCAAAAATGGATTGATGATAATATATATGAGAAATCATGCTGTGTGGTATTAGTTGGTGAAAAAACTACTGGAAGAAAATGGATTAAGTATGAAATAAGAAAAGCTTGGAAGGATGGGAAAGGAGTGGTTGGTATTTGCATTCACAACTTGAAAGATATAAGCGAAAATCAGTCTAATAAAGGTAAAAATCCATTTGAAGATTTTAGTATAGAGGTTGATGGCAAGAAAAAATCATTTGCTAAAGTTGTCAAACTATACGATCCTCCATATAAGCTAAGTAAAAATGTTTATAACAATATTAGTAAAAATATTGAGGATTGGGTGGAGGAAGCAATTGAAATTAGACATAATAATGAATGA